One window of the Haemorhous mexicanus isolate bHaeMex1 chromosome 15, bHaeMex1.pri, whole genome shotgun sequence genome contains the following:
- the NDFIP1 gene encoding NEDD4 family-interacting protein 1, translated as SGLWAGDKAGIGHSTDSLVLQVAASLGGSVIPWPFQERCSRPGAAPAAGGAGGGAAERDGEGGSERSPQRAATGPPPPPPPAQRPHRPRSAMAAAAAEPSTGRYQQLQNEEEPGEAVPVVNDAPPPYSSISAESTAYFDYKDESGFPKPPSYNVATTLPSYDEAERTKAEATIPLVPGRDDDFVTRDDFDDTDQLRIGNDGIFMLTFFMAFLFNWIGFFLSFCLTTSAAGRYGAISGFGLSLIKWILIVRFSTYFPGYFDGQYWLWWVFLVLGFLLFLRGFINYAKVRKMPDTFSTLPRTRVLFIY; from the exons tcggggctctgggctggggacaaggcgGGCATCGGGCACAGCACGGACTCGCTGGTGTTGCAGGTCGCTGCCAGCCTCGGTGGTTCTGTGATTCCGTGGCCGTTCCAGGAGCGCTGCTCGCGGCCCGGGGCGGCtccggcggcgggcggggcgggaggCGGCGCGGCCGAGCGTGACGGGGAGGGCGGGAGCGAGCGGAGCCCGCAGCGAGCAGCGaccgggccgccgccgccgcctccgcctgCGCAGCGCCCGCACCGACCCCGCAGCGCCATGGCGGCCGCGGCCGCCGAGCCCAGCACCGGCCGCTACCAGCAG CTGCAGAATGAAGAGGAGCCGGGCGAGGCCGTGCCGGTGGTGAACGACGCCCCTCCGCCctacagcagcatttctgcagagagcacag CTTACTTTGACTACAAGGATGAGTCGGGGTTCCCGAAGCCGCCGTCCTACAACGTGGCCACCACTCTGCCCAGCTACGACGAGGCCGAGAGGACCAAGGCTGAGGCCACCATTCCCTTGGTTCCTGGCAGG GATGATGACTTTGTGACACGGGATGACTTTGATGACACTGACCAGCTGAGGATAGGAAATGATGGCATTTTCATGCTGACTTTCTTCA TGGCATTCCTCTTCAACTGGATTGgatttttcctgtctttctgtCTGACTACTTCAGCTGCAGGACGATATGGGGCCATTTCTGGCTTTGGTCTGTCCCTTATTAAGTGGATCCTTATTGTCAGG tTCTCCACCTATTTTCCTGGTTACTTCGATGGCCAGTACTGGCTTTGGTGGGTCTTCCTTGTGCTAG gttttctgctgtttctcagaGGATTTATTAATTATGCAAAGGTTAGGAAGATGCCAGATACGTTTTCCACTCTTCCCAGAACCAGAGTTCTCTTTATTTACTAA
- the GNPDA1 gene encoding glucosamine-6-phosphate isomerase 1, whose translation MKLIILENYSQASEWAAKYIRNRIVQFGPGPGRFFTLGLPTGSTPLGCYGKLVEYYRNGDLSFKYVKTFNMDEYVGLPRDHPESYHSFMWNNFFKHIDISPENVHILDGNAPDLQAECDAFEEKIKAAGGIELFVGGIGPDGHIAFNEPGSSLVSRTRVKTLAMDTILANARFFDGDLSKVPTMALTVGVGTVMDAREVMILITGAHKAFALYKAIEDGVNHMWTVSAFQQHPNTVFVCDEDATLELKVKTVKYFKGLMLVHNKLVEPLYSMKEMGAERSQSKKPYSD comes from the exons ATGAAGCTCATCATCCTGGAGAATTACTCGCAGGCCAGCGAGTGGGCGGCCAAGTACATCCGCAACCGCATCGTGCAGTTcgggcccggccccgggcgcTTCTTCACGCTGGGGCTGCCCACAG GCAGCACCCCCCTGGGCTGCTACGGCAAGCTGGTGGAGTACTACCGCAACGGGGACCTCTCCTTCAAGTACGTGAAGACCTTCAACATGGACGAGTACGTGG GTCTCCCGAGGGATCACCCAGAAAGTTACCATTCCTTCATGTGGAATAACTTCTTCAAGCACATTGACATCTCACCAGAAAACGTCCACATCTTGGATGGAAACGCCCCTGATCTCCAGGCAGAGTGTGATGCGTTTGAGGAGAAAATCAAAGCAGCTGGAGGCATCGAGCTGTTTGTTGGAG gcaTCGGCCCCGACGGTCACATCGCCTTCAACGAGCCGGGATCCAGCCTGGTGTCCAGGACACGAGTCAAGACCTTGGCCATGGACACCATCCTGGCCAATGCCAGGTTCTTTGATGGTGACCTCTCCAAAGTGCCCACCATGGCTTTGACAGTTGGAGTAGGCACTGTCATGGATGCCAGAGAG gtgatgATCCTGATCACAGGAGCCCACAAAGCCTTTGCTCTGTACAAAGCCATCGAGGATGGTGTCAACCACATGTGGACGGTGTCGGccttccagcagcaccccaacACCGTGTTCGTGTGCGACGAGGACGCCACGCTGGAGCTCAAAGTCAAAACAGTGAAATACTTCAAAG GTTTAATGCTGGTTCACAACAAGCTCGTGGAGCCCTTGTACAGCATGAAGGAgatgggagcagagaggagccagtCCAAGAAGCCATACAGTGATTAA